A stretch of the bacterium SCSIO 12827 genome encodes the following:
- a CDS encoding glycosyltransferase family 39 protein, translated as MNALTGRIIAAGPGRLAVALATYVTVLLVLRLTLFPGGSDDDAEILYYTQSWALAYKTGQPPLYAWLIRAAEAVMGPTMGAVVGVKYVLLAAFYVFVYQAARRLFADNLFAALAPLSLLACYFIGWETVVNYSHTVLLLAAMAAAFWLVLRLETRSGWTDYLWVALAIATGLLAKYNFILFLVPLLAAAWRHPGLRPRVFCLRFLAALILAAGVAALPLAHFLTDADAVAGAAGAGRLFPVIDDRLAAAGRGLWQFVLATLGLVSPFLLFAFGMFPGALAPLPHPSARLINSGRFLEAYLLVLLVVCVTAILVMGAADVRNNWMVVWFPLPLYLLLRIKVFTDDGGAKRRLHWFTAALVVVALAVPAGLVGRGLVGPETCRKCNFFIPYEELARSLVVAGFSAGTIVAVDRPNQIAGNLRRYFPHARVISTRWRDYMPPPNAAGQAGVGGKCALIWSGGPSGGGEGRMLIEELRGGIPVPKQTIFRRTSHPLPRNPDKRLSWSFVVLEGEGTCR; from the coding sequence ATGAACGCTTTGACCGGCCGGATCATTGCCGCCGGCCCGGGCCGGTTGGCCGTGGCGTTGGCGACCTATGTGACGGTTTTGCTGGTCCTGCGCTTGACGCTGTTTCCGGGAGGCTCCGACGATGACGCGGAAATCCTCTATTACACACAGTCCTGGGCGCTGGCCTATAAGACCGGCCAGCCACCACTCTATGCTTGGCTGATCCGCGCGGCCGAGGCTGTCATGGGCCCGACCATGGGGGCGGTGGTCGGGGTCAAATATGTGCTGCTCGCCGCGTTCTATGTATTTGTGTATCAGGCCGCGCGGCGGCTGTTCGCGGACAATCTGTTCGCCGCCCTGGCGCCGCTGTCGCTGCTCGCTTGTTATTTTATCGGCTGGGAAACGGTCGTCAATTATTCCCACACGGTCCTGCTGCTGGCGGCCATGGCGGCGGCGTTCTGGCTGGTCCTGCGCCTGGAAACGCGATCCGGCTGGACTGATTATTTGTGGGTCGCCTTGGCAATCGCCACGGGTCTGCTCGCGAAATACAATTTCATCCTGTTCCTTGTGCCGCTGCTGGCTGCCGCGTGGCGGCACCCCGGGTTGCGGCCTCGGGTGTTCTGCCTGCGCTTTTTGGCGGCGCTCATCCTGGCGGCGGGGGTCGCGGCATTGCCTCTGGCCCATTTCCTGACCGATGCCGACGCCGTGGCGGGCGCCGCCGGGGCCGGGCGCCTGTTTCCCGTGATCGACGACCGGCTGGCGGCGGCGGGCCGGGGGCTTTGGCAATTCGTCTTGGCGACCCTCGGCCTGGTATCGCCGTTCCTGCTTTTTGCCTTTGGGATGTTTCCCGGCGCCTTGGCGCCGTTGCCCCATCCGTCGGCGCGGCTGATCAATTCGGGACGGTTTCTGGAAGCCTATCTGCTGGTTCTATTGGTGGTTTGCGTCACGGCGATCCTGGTCATGGGGGCGGCGGACGTGCGCAACAACTGGATGGTGGTGTGGTTCCCGCTGCCGCTTTACCTGTTGCTGCGGATCAAGGTGTTCACCGATGACGGCGGGGCAAAGCGCCGCCTGCATTGGTTTACGGCCGCCCTTGTGGTTGTCGCGCTGGCCGTGCCGGCGGGCCTTGTCGGACGGGGGCTTGTGGGGCCGGAAACCTGCCGCAAGTGCAATTTCTTCATTCCTTACGAGGAACTTGCCCGCAGTCTGGTCGTCGCCGGGTTCAGTGCCGGGACCATCGTCGCCGTGGATCGTCCGAACCAGATTGCCGGAAATCTGCGCCGCTATTTTCCCCACGCCCGCGTAATCAGCACCCGGTGGCGCGATTACATGCCCCCCCCGAACGCTGCCGGGCAGGCGGGGGTGGGCGGCAAATGCGCGCTGATCTGGTCCGGTGGGCCGTCCGGCGGTGGGGAGGGGCGGATGCTGATCGAGGAATTGCGGGGTGGCATTCCCGTGCCCAAGCAGACGATCTTCCGCCGCACCTCGCATCCCCTGCCGCGCAATCCGGACAAACGTCTGTCCTGGTCTTTCGTGGTGCTGGAGGGTGAGGGCACCTGCCGTTAG
- a CDS encoding glycosyltransferase family 39 protein codes for MAESASRLSRLLDRNLAILTDQPGPPLVVGAIILAMALIRATLFPGTGGDDGEQLIFSQFFAWGYQVRNPPLYTWLVMAVSQVTGPGLWAVNIVKFSLLYAMYLFLWRAALRLFATRALAGLAALAPVLFYFVAWEVVTGFSHTVLTACLYAAVLWILLRLRDAPHGRLADYALLGVAIGLGGLAKYAFWIFLVCLLAAALTDRDLRRRILSPWLVLSLAVAAAVLAPHYLWLADRLDVLAAQAGDTAAAHGGFSLTGLGHGVKAAAGFLSPYWLIALIYFPMAFRPLKAPAHPMVRVLGTYMILVLAVTAVGTLIQPDFRIRTHYMFVLLFAPFWVLLRAETAGIPVSRQRTLAALITLVLWAQPSALIAKYLFEPLSCGRCQHHIPYADLAAKIKGLGFVGGTIVAYWHPDPLPGNLRAALPGTRVISLKHPDIIPSLAPEAAGQCLVVWSADAARDNRSTAIAGANSLLNAGIAPDTPQRLVISPLEGLPMLTSGKTAALGVILTPGTGDCR; via the coding sequence ATGGCGGAAAGCGCATCGCGTCTGTCCCGCCTGCTCGACCGCAACTTAGCGATCCTGACCGACCAGCCGGGCCCGCCCCTGGTGGTCGGCGCGATCATCCTGGCCATGGCGCTGATCCGCGCCACCCTGTTTCCCGGCACCGGCGGTGACGACGGCGAACAGCTGATCTTCTCTCAATTCTTCGCCTGGGGCTATCAGGTCCGCAACCCGCCGCTCTACACCTGGCTGGTCATGGCCGTGTCCCAGGTCACGGGCCCTGGCCTGTGGGCCGTCAACATCGTCAAGTTCAGCCTGCTTTACGCCATGTATCTGTTTCTGTGGCGGGCGGCGTTGCGTCTGTTCGCCACACGGGCCCTGGCCGGGCTGGCCGCCCTGGCGCCGGTGCTGTTCTATTTCGTGGCCTGGGAAGTCGTCACCGGGTTCAGCCATACGGTCCTGACAGCCTGCCTCTATGCGGCGGTACTCTGGATACTGCTGCGCCTGCGCGATGCCCCGCATGGCCGCCTGGCGGATTACGCCCTTTTGGGCGTCGCCATCGGCCTGGGCGGTCTCGCCAAGTACGCCTTCTGGATATTTCTCGTCTGCCTTCTCGCGGCGGCATTGACGGACCGCGATCTGCGCCGCCGAATTTTATCGCCCTGGCTGGTCCTGTCGCTCGCCGTGGCGGCGGCGGTTCTGGCGCCTCATTACCTGTGGCTGGCCGACCGTCTGGACGTCCTGGCCGCACAGGCCGGCGACACGGCCGCCGCTCATGGCGGATTCTCCCTGACCGGTCTGGGTCACGGCGTGAAGGCGGCGGCGGGGTTTCTGTCGCCGTACTGGCTGATCGCCCTGATCTATTTTCCCATGGCGTTCCGCCCGCTCAAAGCACCCGCCCACCCCATGGTCCGTGTTCTCGGCACCTACATGATCCTGGTCCTGGCCGTAACCGCCGTCGGCACCTTGATCCAGCCCGACTTCCGCATCCGCACCCATTACATGTTCGTGCTGCTGTTTGCGCCGTTCTGGGTACTTCTACGGGCCGAGACCGCGGGCATCCCGGTGTCCCGCCAACGGACGCTCGCCGCCCTGATCACCCTGGTGCTATGGGCTCAGCCCTCGGCCCTGATCGCCAAATATCTGTTCGAACCCCTGTCCTGTGGGCGCTGCCAGCACCACATTCCCTACGCTGACCTTGCCGCCAAGATAAAGGGCTTGGGTTTCGTTGGCGGTACCATCGTCGCTTACTGGCATCCGGACCCTCTGCCCGGCAACCTGCGCGCGGCCCTGCCCGGCACGCGGGTCATCAGCCTGAAGCATCCCGACATCATCCCGTCCTTGGCCCCCGAGGCCGCAGGTCAATGCCTGGTGGTCTGGTCCGCGGATGCCGCGCGGGACAACCGATCCACCGCCATCGCCGGCGCCAACAGTCTTCTCAACGCCGGCATCGCCCCGGACACGCCGCAGCGTCTGGTGATTTCACCGCTGGAGGGATTGCCGATGCTGACCAGCGGCAAGACGGCGGCCCTCGGCGTGATCCTGACCCCCGGCACGGGCGATTGCCGCTAA
- a CDS encoding tyrosine--tRNA ligase: MTKLKSQFLNDAQARGFIHQCTDMDALDALAATKTITAYIGFDCTAPSLHAGHMMSIMTLRLLQKSGHKPIVLMGGGTTKVGDPSGKDEMRKALTDDDIAANMAGIKQVFAKFLTFGDGPTDAVMVNNADWLDHLNYLGFLRDVGRHFSINRMLTFDSVKLRLEREQPLTFLEFNYMILQAYDFLELSRRHDCTLQMGGSDQWGNIINGVELARRVDNRGLFGLTTPLLTTSSGAKMGKTAAGAVWLNEDMLSAYDYWQYWRNTEDADVGKFLRLFTDMPLDEVARLEALEGAELNEAKKILATEITRLCHGSDAAERAAETARKTFEQGALGDDLPTIDVPAARLDAGVPLFELLREAGLAASNGEARRLIKGGGARLNDEKIASETATAGTGDLKDGVFKLSAGKKRHALVRAV, encoded by the coding sequence ATGACCAAGCTGAAATCCCAATTTCTGAACGACGCCCAGGCGCGCGGTTTCATCCATCAGTGCACGGACATGGACGCCCTGGACGCCCTGGCGGCCACGAAAACGATCACCGCCTACATCGGATTCGACTGCACGGCGCCGTCTCTGCACGCCGGTCACATGATGTCGATCATGACCCTGCGCCTGCTGCAAAAGTCCGGGCATAAACCCATCGTCCTGATGGGCGGCGGCACGACCAAGGTCGGCGATCCGTCCGGCAAGGACGAAATGCGCAAGGCCCTGACCGACGACGACATCGCCGCCAACATGGCCGGCATCAAACAGGTGTTCGCCAAGTTCCTGACGTTCGGTGACGGGCCGACCGACGCGGTCATGGTCAACAACGCCGACTGGCTGGATCATCTCAACTACCTGGGGTTTCTGCGCGACGTCGGCCGGCACTTCTCCATCAACCGCATGCTGACCTTTGATTCGGTCAAGCTGCGGCTGGAGCGGGAACAGCCGCTGACCTTCCTGGAATTCAATTACATGATCCTCCAGGCCTATGATTTCCTGGAACTGTCGCGCCGTCACGATTGCACCCTGCAGATGGGCGGGTCGGACCAGTGGGGCAATATCATCAACGGGGTCGAACTGGCGCGCCGGGTCGACAACCGGGGCCTGTTCGGCCTGACCACGCCGCTGCTGACCACGTCGTCGGGCGCCAAGATGGGCAAGACCGCCGCCGGGGCCGTGTGGCTGAACGAAGACATGCTGAGCGCCTACGATTACTGGCAGTACTGGCGCAACACGGAGGACGCCGACGTCGGCAAATTCCTGCGCCTGTTCACCGACATGCCCCTGGACGAGGTCGCCCGCCTGGAAGCCCTTGAAGGGGCCGAGTTGAACGAGGCCAAGAAGATCCTGGCAACGGAAATCACGCGCCTTTGCCACGGCAGCGACGCCGCCGAAAGGGCGGCGGAAACGGCACGCAAGACCTTTGAGCAAGGGGCGCTTGGCGATGATCTTCCGACCATCGACGTGCCGGCCGCCCGCCTGGACGCCGGCGTGCCCCTGTTCGAATTGCTCCGCGAGGCCGGCCTGGCCGCGTCGAACGGCGAGGCCCGGCGCCTGATCAAAGGCGGTGGGGCGCGCCTGAACGACGAAAAAATTGCCTCTGAAACGGCGACTGCCGGGACCGGTGACCTCAAGGACGGGGTATTCAAGCTCAGCGCCGGCAAGAAACGCCACGCCCTGGTACGGGCGGTCTGA
- a CDS encoding anhydro-N-acetylmuramic acid kinase, with product MPEDTCLAVGLMSGTSMDGIDAALIETDGEAVVWRGPALTHPYDADFRRDLRAALGHDPLIRVPENDLIGRLTDRHRDAVRALLAAAGKSPGDIRVIGFHGHTVLHRPELGVTRQIGDAGRLARETGIDVAGDLRLNDVASGGEGAPLAPVYHRALARGLERPLAVLNLGGVGNVTWIGPDEIGNGGTLLAFDTGPGNALLDDWMQEKTGEPMDRDGAVSAQGTVDQSVLKRLMTHDYFEMLPPKSLDRNAFDLAPVQGLSTDAGAATLAAFTVASVARAAQFFPQPAKRWLVTGGGRHNAALMQGLRRALGAEVQPVEDAGWSGDTLEAEAFAFLAVRALKGLALTYPGTTGVGEPLSGGRLYPAQG from the coding sequence ATGCCTGAAGACACCTGCCTTGCCGTCGGCCTGATGAGCGGCACGTCCATGGACGGCATTGATGCGGCGCTGATCGAAACGGACGGCGAGGCCGTCGTTTGGCGCGGCCCGGCCCTGACCCATCCCTATGACGCCGATTTCCGCCGCGACCTGCGCGCCGCCCTTGGGCATGATCCCTTGATCCGGGTGCCGGAAAACGACCTGATCGGCCGCCTGACGGACCGTCACCGCGATGCCGTTCGGGCACTGTTGGCTGCGGCAGGAAAATCGCCCGGCGACATCCGCGTCATCGGCTTCCATGGCCATACGGTGCTGCACCGTCCCGAATTGGGGGTGACGCGGCAGATCGGCGACGCGGGGCGGCTGGCGCGGGAAACGGGGATCGATGTGGCCGGCGACCTGAGGCTGAACGATGTCGCGTCGGGGGGCGAGGGAGCGCCGCTGGCGCCTGTCTATCACCGTGCGCTGGCGCGGGGCCTGGAAAGGCCGCTTGCCGTTCTCAACCTGGGTGGGGTCGGCAACGTGACCTGGATCGGCCCTGACGAGATCGGCAACGGCGGTACGCTTCTGGCTTTCGATACGGGGCCGGGCAACGCGCTGCTGGATGACTGGATGCAGGAAAAGACCGGAGAACCCATGGACCGGGACGGCGCCGTGTCGGCCCAGGGAACGGTCGACCAGAGCGTTCTTAAGCGTTTGATGACCCACGATTATTTCGAAATGCTGCCGCCCAAGTCCTTGGATCGGAACGCGTTCGACCTGGCCCCTGTTCAGGGGCTTTCGACGGATGCCGGGGCGGCGACGCTGGCCGCTTTCACGGTTGCCTCCGTGGCCCGTGCCGCGCAGTTCTTCCCGCAGCCCGCGAAACGCTGGCTGGTCACCGGTGGTGGGCGGCATAACGCGGCCCTGATGCAGGGCCTGCGCCGGGCATTGGGGGCTGAGGTCCAGCCGGTCGAGGACGCGGGATGGAGCGGTGATACGCTGGAAGCCGAGGCCTTCGCCTTCCTGGCCGTGCGCGCACTGAAGGGATTGGCGCTGACCTATCCGGGTACCACGGGGGTTGGCGAGCCGCTGTCAGGCGGCCGCCTGTATCCTGCTCAGGGATAA
- a CDS encoding alpha/beta hydrolase, with amino-acid sequence MPEVIFNGPEGRIEGRYHHANDPNAPVALLLHPHPEYGGTMNNRVVYAMYQAFVKRGFSTLRFNFRGVGRSQGKFDNGQGELSDAATALDWMQGHNPNASTCWIAGFSFGAWISMQLMMRRPEISGFISASPPASIYDFSFLAPCPASGLLIHGKSDEVVPVGSVDKLVEKLSSQKNIEIDYRTIDKCDHYFSEHLDNMLKHVEDYLDKRLVEQAA; translated from the coding sequence ATGCCAGAAGTCATTTTCAACGGGCCTGAAGGCCGCATCGAAGGCCGTTATCACCACGCCAATGACCCGAATGCGCCGGTCGCCCTGTTGCTCCACCCCCACCCGGAATACGGCGGGACCATGAACAACCGGGTCGTCTATGCCATGTATCAGGCCTTTGTGAAGCGCGGATTCTCGACCCTGCGCTTCAATTTCCGCGGTGTCGGACGGTCCCAGGGCAAATTCGACAACGGCCAGGGCGAATTGAGCGACGCCGCCACGGCGCTCGACTGGATGCAGGGGCATAATCCCAATGCCTCGACCTGCTGGATCGCCGGATTCTCCTTCGGTGCCTGGATCTCCATGCAGTTGATGATGCGCCGGCCGGAAATCTCCGGTTTCATTTCGGCCTCGCCGCCGGCTTCGATCTACGATTTCTCGTTCCTCGCCCCCTGCCCGGCCTCGGGCCTGCTGATTCACGGCAAGTCTGACGAAGTCGTGCCCGTGGGCTCGGTCGACAAGTTGGTGGAAAAGCTGTCGTCACAGAAGAACATCGAGATCGACTACCGCACCATCGACAAGTGCGACCACTATTTCTCGGAGCATCTGGACAACATGCTGAAGCATGTCGAGGACTATCTGGACAAGCGTCTGGTGGAGCAAGCGGCCTAG
- the cysE gene encoding serine O-acetyltransferase, translating into MIFKSIQEDIRAFQERDPAAKGPLAIFFTYPGFHAVVWHRVAHWLWGHKLFFVARLVSNFARWVTLIEIHPGAQIGRRLVIDHGGGVVIGETAVVGDDVTIYHQVTLGGVAPSVDADSQRGQKRHPTVADGVIIGCGAAILGPITVGRQSRVGANAVVTKDVPPGVTAVGNPAQVVLPKDKERAKAFQAYGTPTDGQDPVMQTIENLRSQLNVLMNRVAELEDHEKAAEDDKEDSEPTRGMRPKAAAGDK; encoded by the coding sequence ATGATTTTCAAGAGTATTCAAGAAGATATCCGCGCCTTTCAGGAGCGCGACCCGGCGGCCAAGGGGCCGCTTGCCATCTTCTTTACCTATCCGGGCTTCCACGCGGTCGTCTGGCACCGCGTTGCGCACTGGCTGTGGGGCCATAAACTGTTCTTCGTCGCGCGTCTGGTTTCCAATTTCGCGCGCTGGGTCACCCTGATCGAAATCCACCCGGGGGCCCAGATCGGTCGACGTCTGGTCATCGACCATGGCGGCGGTGTGGTGATCGGTGAAACCGCCGTGGTCGGTGACGATGTGACGATCTATCACCAGGTTACCTTGGGCGGTGTGGCTCCTTCCGTGGATGCGGACAGCCAGCGCGGCCAGAAACGCCATCCGACGGTCGCCGACGGCGTCATCATCGGCTGCGGCGCGGCGATCCTGGGGCCGATCACCGTCGGCCGGCAATCGCGGGTCGGCGCCAACGCAGTGGTCACAAAGGATGTGCCGCCGGGCGTCACCGCCGTCGGCAACCCGGCCCAGGTGGTTCTGCCCAAGGACAAAGAGCGGGCGAAGGCGTTCCAGGCCTATGGCACGCCGACCGACGGCCAGGACCCGGTCATGCAGACCATCGAAAACCTGCGTTCACAGTTGAACGTGCTGATGAACCGGGTCGCCGAATTGGAAGACCACGAAAAAGCCGCGGAAGACGACAAAGAAGACAGCGAACCAACCCGGGGCATGCGCCCCAAGGCCGCCGCCGGGGACAAGTAG
- a CDS encoding Rrf2 family transcriptional regulator, which yields MKLSTKGRYAVMAMVDLAANASAKPVALADVADRQDISLSYLEQLFGKLRKAGLVKSVRGPGGGYLLAYGAADTRVADIIMAVDEPIKTTRCTPGQPTGCQADRARCLTHDLWEELGNQIYLYLSSVSLEDVVEKKVLGTSGRLYQQEQDRNNAATVAAQ from the coding sequence GTGAAACTTAGTACAAAAGGCCGATATGCCGTGATGGCCATGGTTGATCTCGCCGCGAATGCATCGGCGAAGCCCGTGGCGCTGGCCGATGTGGCCGACCGGCAGGACATTTCCCTGTCCTACCTGGAACAGCTGTTCGGCAAGCTGCGCAAGGCCGGCCTGGTCAAGAGCGTGCGCGGCCCGGGCGGCGGTTATCTGCTGGCCTACGGCGCCGCCGACACCCGCGTCGCCGACATCATCATGGCCGTGGACGAGCCCATCAAGACCACGCGTTGCACGCCGGGGCAGCCCACGGGCTGCCAGGCCGACCGGGCGCGCTGCCTGACCCACGACCTGTGGGAGGAACTGGGCAACCAGATCTACCTGTACCTGTCGTCCGTATCGCTGGAAGACGTTGTCGAGAAGAAGGTGCTGGGCACCTCCGGCCGCCTGTACCAGCAGGAACAAGACCGCAACAACGCCGCGACCGTCGCGGCGCAATAG
- a CDS encoding cysteine desulfurase — protein MTVYLDHNATTPVRPEAAEAVAAALTATGNPSSVHGAGRRARMLVEDAREQVAALVGARAEDVIFTSGGTEANNLALANAPQGGAEGPVFASAVEHVSVLDGADNVIQVPVDADGVVDLAELGVCLKDALNRVEGGRALVSVMLANNETGVIQPIARIAELAAEYDAVFHCDAVQAAGKLAIDFPTLGAHMMTLSAHKIGGPPGVGALIVAPGHQATAAIRGGGQERSRRGGTENVPGIAGFGRAAEAAKADVDRLQGLIVLRDRMEAEITAAVPDAKIFAKDRDRLATTSCLTMPGVSSETQVMAFDLAGIAVSAGAACSSGKVAPSHVLAAMGADEDDLKSAIRVSLGWTTTADDIDTFTAAWTGLHARIGGGSLAA, from the coding sequence ATGACCGTCTATCTTGACCATAACGCGACCACGCCGGTCCGGCCCGAAGCGGCCGAGGCCGTGGCCGCGGCGCTGACCGCGACGGGCAATCCGTCGTCGGTGCACGGCGCCGGCCGCCGGGCGCGCATGCTGGTTGAGGATGCGCGCGAACAGGTCGCGGCGCTGGTCGGTGCCCGGGCCGAGGATGTGATCTTCACCTCGGGCGGAACCGAGGCCAATAACCTGGCCCTGGCCAACGCACCGCAGGGCGGGGCCGAAGGGCCCGTGTTCGCCTCGGCGGTTGAGCATGTGTCGGTTCTGGACGGTGCCGATAACGTCATTCAGGTGCCTGTCGACGCCGATGGCGTGGTCGATCTGGCGGAACTGGGTGTCTGCCTGAAGGATGCGCTGAATCGGGTCGAGGGCGGCCGTGCCCTGGTGTCGGTGATGCTTGCCAATAACGAGACCGGCGTGATCCAGCCCATCGCGCGGATTGCCGAACTGGCGGCGGAATACGACGCCGTGTTCCATTGTGACGCGGTTCAGGCGGCGGGCAAGCTGGCCATCGACTTCCCTACCCTGGGCGCCCATATGATGACTCTATCGGCGCATAAGATCGGGGGGCCGCCGGGCGTCGGCGCCTTGATCGTCGCCCCCGGCCATCAGGCAACCGCGGCAATCCGCGGCGGCGGGCAGGAACGCTCACGCCGGGGCGGTACGGAAAACGTGCCGGGCATCGCCGGTTTCGGCCGTGCGGCCGAGGCGGCCAAGGCCGACGTCGACCGCTTGCAGGGTCTGATCGTTCTGCGCGACCGTATGGAGGCCGAAATCACGGCCGCCGTACCGGACGCCAAGATTTTTGCCAAGGATCGTGACCGCCTTGCGACGACAAGCTGCCTGACCATGCCGGGTGTGTCGTCGGAGACCCAGGTCATGGCCTTCGACCTGGCGGGCATTGCCGTCAGCGCCGGGGCGGCCTGTTCGTCCGGCAAGGTCGCGCCCAGCCATGTGCTGGCGGCGATGGGCGCGGACGAAGACGATTTGAAATCCGCCATCCGGGTCAGCCTGGGATGGACCACGACCGCAGACGACATCGACACATTCACCGCCGCCTGGACGGGCCTTCATGCCCGTATCGGCGGAGGCAGCCTGGCTGCCTGA
- a CDS encoding IscS subfamily cysteine desulfurase codes for MTTQEKNELPHTLKNRKAPIYLDYQATTPTDPRVVEKMLPFFSEQFGNPHSRSHFFGWEAEDAVEIAREQVASIIGANPKEVIFTSGATESNNLAIKGVAHFYKEKRNHIVTVVTEHKCVLDSCRHLEQEGFEVTYLPVKENGLIDLDVLRETVTDKTSIVSVMGVNNEIGVIQPLKEIGAICREKGAFFHTDCAQAVGKIPLNVEDMNIDLMSISGHKIYGPMGIGALYVRRRPRVRLVPMINGGGQERGMRSGTLPTPLCVGLGEACAIAEKEMGAENERLRRLRDRMYQSIVGRLPEVYLNGDMDQRIPGNLNISFAFVEGEGLMMGIKDLAVSSGSACTSASLEPSYVLRALGVEVEMAHTSLRIGFGRFTTEEEVDEAVECIIREVERLREMSPLWDMHNEGIDISSIEWAEH; via the coding sequence ATGACAACACAAGAAAAGAACGAACTTCCGCACACGCTGAAGAATCGGAAAGCGCCCATCTATCTGGATTACCAGGCGACCACGCCAACCGATCCGCGGGTGGTGGAAAAGATGCTGCCGTTCTTCTCTGAACAGTTCGGCAATCCGCACTCGCGCAGCCATTTCTTTGGTTGGGAAGCGGAAGACGCGGTCGAGATCGCCCGCGAACAGGTCGCCTCGATCATCGGTGCCAACCCGAAGGAAGTGATCTTCACCTCAGGTGCGACGGAATCCAACAACCTGGCGATCAAGGGCGTTGCGCATTTCTACAAGGAAAAGCGCAATCATATCGTGACCGTGGTGACCGAGCATAAATGCGTGCTCGACAGCTGCCGCCACCTGGAACAGGAAGGCTTCGAGGTCACCTATCTGCCGGTCAAGGAGAACGGTTTGATCGACCTGGACGTGCTGCGCGAGACGGTCACCGACAAGACCTCCATCGTGTCCGTGATGGGGGTTAACAATGAAATCGGCGTGATCCAGCCCTTGAAGGAAATCGGCGCCATCTGCCGCGAGAAAGGGGCCTTCTTCCACACCGACTGCGCCCAGGCGGTGGGCAAGATTCCGCTCAACGTGGAAGACATGAACATCGACCTGATGTCGATCTCGGGCCACAAGATTTATGGCCCCATGGGCATCGGCGCCCTTTACGTGCGCCGCCGCCCGCGGGTCCGCCTGGTGCCGATGATCAATGGCGGTGGCCAGGAACGCGGCATGCGGTCCGGCACTTTGCCGACGCCGCTTTGTGTCGGTCTGGGTGAAGCCTGCGCCATCGCGGAAAAGGAAATGGGGGCGGAGAACGAACGCCTGCGCCGTCTGCGTGACCGCATGTATCAGTCGATCGTCGGCCGCTTGCCGGAAGTCTACCTGAACGGCGACATGGATCAGCGCATCCCGGGCAACCTGAACATCTCCTTCGCCTTCGTCGAGGGAGAGGGCCTGATGATGGGGATCAAGGATCTGGCCGTATCGTCGGGTTCGGCCTGTACCTCGGCCTCGCTGGAGCCCAGCTACGTGCTGCGCGCGCTCGGCGTCGAGGTCGAAATGGCCCATACCTCCCTGCGCATCGGCTTCGGCCGCTTCACGACGGAGGAAGAGGTCGACGAGGCCGTGGAATGCATCATCCGCGAGGTCGAGCGCCTGCGCGAAATGAGCCCGCTTTGGGACATGCACAACGAGGGGATCGACATCTCCTCCATCGAATGGGCGGAACACTGA
- the iscU gene encoding Fe-S cluster assembly scaffold IscU yields the protein MAYSEKVIDHYEKPRNVGTLDKNDTSVGTGLVGAPACGDVMKLQIKVSEEGIIEDAKFKTFGCGSAIASSSLITEWVKGKTIEEAGSIKNTQIAEELALPPVKIHCSVLAEDAIKAAISDYKAKKGA from the coding sequence ATGGCCTACAGCGAAAAAGTCATCGACCATTACGAAAAGCCGCGCAACGTTGGAACGCTGGACAAGAACGACACCAGCGTCGGCACCGGTTTGGTGGGCGCGCCCGCCTGCGGCGACGTCATGAAGCTGCAGATCAAGGTCTCGGAGGAGGGCATCATCGAAGATGCCAAGTTCAAGACCTTCGGTTGCGGTTCGGCCATCGCCTCGTCGTCGCTCATCACCGAGTGGGTGAAGGGCAAGACCATCGAGGAAGCCGGCTCGATCAAGAACACTCAGATTGCCGAGGAACTGGCGCTGCCGCCGGTCAAGATCCATTGCTCCGTGCTGGCGGAAGACGCCATCAAGGCAGCGATCTCAGACTACAAGGCCAAGAAGGGCGCTTGA
- a CDS encoding iron-sulfur cluster assembly accessory protein: MTITDQAAERVKALLASRGKPSAGVRIGIRTKGCSGMSYTLEFADDKNEFDEVVEDKGVRVFIDPKATMFIIGTQMDFVEDKLESGFTFENPNEKGRCGCGESFHV, from the coding sequence ATGACCATCACGGATCAGGCCGCAGAGCGCGTCAAAGCGCTTTTGGCCAGCCGTGGCAAACCGTCCGCCGGTGTGCGCATCGGCATCCGGACGAAGGGCTGTTCGGGCATGTCCTATACCCTTGAATTCGCGGACGATAAGAACGAGTTCGACGAAGTCGTGGAGGACAAGGGCGTGCGTGTCTTCATCGACCCGAAAGCCACCATGTTCATCATCGGGACCCAAATGGACTTCGTGGAGGACAAGCTGGAATCCGGCTTTACCTTCGAGAACCCGAACGAAAAGGGGCGCTGCGGCTGCGGCGAGTCGTTCCACGTGTGA